AAAGACAGGATCGCGGGCCACATCGGCCTGCAAATCATACAGCGCCGCGACCGTCTGGGGCGTAATCGCCTGCTCTGCCGGGCCTGCGCAGATCAACCGCCCGTCGCGCAGCCCCAGCACATGATCGCAGAACCGCCCCGCAAGGGTCAGCTCGTGCAATACCATGACAATGCTGCGCTGCCGTTCATCCGCAAGCTGGCGCAGCAGCCGCAACAGCAACAGTTGATGCTGCAAGTCCAGAAAGGCGGTGGGTTCGTCCAGCAATATCACCGGCGTGTCCTGTGCCAGCGCCAAAGCCAGCCAGACCCGCTGCCGCTGCCCGCCCGACAGCGCGCTCAGGCGGGTTGTGCGCAGGTCGGACAGACCCGTCGCGGCCAGCGCGCTGTCGATGGCCTTATGGTCCGCTCCTGACAGGGGCCGAAATGCCTTGCGCCAGGGCGTGCGCCCCTTGGCGACCAGCCCGCCAACGCTCATATCCGGCACCAGCGGCGGGTTTTGTGGCAGATAGGCCATGCGTTGCGCACGTTCGGCCGCAGCAAGGCCTGCCAGAGGTGCGCCCTGAAACACAATCCGCCCTGCATCGGGCTGTTGCACCCCGGCAAGGCAACGCAGCAAGGTGGACTTCCCGCAGCCGTTCGGCCCGACAATACCGGTCAGCCCACCGCGGGGCAAAACCCCCGAAAAGCCGTCATAAATCTGGTGGCCTCCCAGACGCAGCGACAGGTTTTCAATGTTAAAAAGAGGATCAGTCATCAGCGGGTCTCCTGCCGGTCACGCCACAGAAAGAAAATCAGATAGGGCGCACCGATCACCCCCATGACCAAGCCCGTGGGAAACACCGCTACGGGCGCGATCAGACGTGCCATCAGATCAGCCGCCACCAGCAAACAGGCACCGGTCAGCGCGGCGGGCCATATGGCCGGCGCTTCCGCCCCGCTGACCACGCGCGCCAGTGGTGCGGCGACAAAGGCCACGAACCCGATGGGCCCCACCGCCAAAGTGCTGGCCGCCGTCAGCGCGGTGACAAGGCCCAGCACCAGAACCCGCATCCGTGACAGATCAACCCCAAGCGACGCCATCACGTCATCACCCAGCCACAGCAATCCCAGCCGGTGCGCGCGCAGGGCAACCAGCGCCCCGCCTGCCAGCAACACCAGCCAGACCCAGCCCGCCGTTGCCAGATCGGCACGCGCCAGCGACCCCGAAAGCCAGATCATCGCGCGGGCGGCCTTGGCATCCGGTGCCAGCACCAGAAGAACCGTTGTGGCCGCCGCCGCCGTGGCCCCGATCCCGATGCCAAAAAGCACAAAGGCCAGCGCCCCGCGCCCCTGTGCCAACAGCGCCACGCACAGCATCGCAATCCCCGCCCCACAGGCCGCCCCTGCCAGCAAAGGCAGGTCCAGCAACAGCGCGATGGCAAAGCCCAGCCCCGCCCCCTGCGTCAGCCCGATGATATCCGGCGTGGCCAGCGGGTTGCGCGTCAGCCCCTGCATCAGCGCGCCCGCCATT
This Pseudosulfitobacter sp. DSM 107133 DNA region includes the following protein-coding sequences:
- a CDS encoding iron ABC transporter permease translates to MRRSAVLPVTLSVLVWLALAGGRNWLGPVALVQGLLNPQDFLIYGLRLPRVLIAVGAGMALGMAGALMQGLTRNPLATPDIIGLTQGAGLGFAIALLLDLPLLAGAACGAGIAMLCVALLAQGRGALAFVLFGIGIGATAAAATTVLLVLAPDAKAARAMIWLSGSLARADLATAGWVWLVLLAGGALVALRAHRLGLLWLGDDVMASLGVDLSRMRVLVLGLVTALTAASTLAVGPIGFVAFVAAPLARVVSGAEAPAIWPAALTGACLLVAADLMARLIAPVAVFPTGLVMGVIGAPYLIFFLWRDRQETR
- a CDS encoding ABC transporter ATP-binding protein, whose protein sequence is MTDPLFNIENLSLRLGGHQIYDGFSGVLPRGGLTGIVGPNGCGKSTLLRCLAGVQQPDAGRIVFQGAPLAGLAAAERAQRMAYLPQNPPLVPDMSVGGLVAKGRTPWRKAFRPLSGADHKAIDSALAATGLSDLRTTRLSALSGGQRQRVWLALALAQDTPVILLDEPTAFLDLQHQLLLLRLLRQLADERQRSIVMVLHELTLAGRFCDHVLGLRDGRLICAGPAEQAITPQTVAALYDLQADVARDPVFGKPVVFPRE